A single genomic interval of Hoplias malabaricus isolate fHopMal1 chromosome 7, fHopMal1.hap1, whole genome shotgun sequence harbors:
- the thbd gene encoding thrombomodulin, which produces MKNFIGVVMALVFLRARGGKPNNGYCLQDSCFTLHAGTVDFNSATKSCESKQGTLMTVRTTEVNDGILDILAGFDGHVWIGLIHRGDSCADPSLDLKGYTWVTGDSQTRFKNWKSNAPVCSQQCVSASKDDAKWTERLCNDTKGIKGYLCEHNNTNKCERLTSKSTVLYETSFEFSRENLAEVPNLSNATRMDLGTKHICLEGKWLDAPWNCEVYRGGCEHKCDKKNKTFICTCPPGYKLGNNAVSCEKTQHDPCRNAGCSHTCLPRGNDYECLCHQGFALDKDGKTCKDINECEDERQCLGRNVQCINTIGSFECLCMKGFKKEQNTCEDDDECESAPCEQECINTVGSYYCECWEGYKVLPEDKHKCERFCAHQQCLAVDCDPNIPSQCNCPRGFILEETPMGLYCTDIDECDMLYCDQECYNTFGGYICSCYEGYKLSGTECLKILEGSDTTTISNFTPAPTDAPTSFSAGVLLAIIICIAAVILLVVCLAYHNMKCCGKTDSINLDKVPREVHDLQQVNV; this is translated from the coding sequence ATGAAGAATTTCATAGGAGTGGTCATGGCGCTCGTGTTTCTGAGGGCACGAGGGGGAAAGCCAAATAACGGTTACTGCCTTCAGGATAGCTGCTTTACCCTTCACGCAGGAACCGTGGATTTTAATTCGGCAACAAAGTCTTGTGAAAGTAAACAGGGGACTTTAATGACCGTGCGAACGACAGAGGTAAACGATGGCATTTTAGATATATTGGCAGGATTTGATGGACATGTTTGGATTGGTCTGATTCACCGGGGAGACAGCTGCGCAGATCCTTCACTTGATCTAAAAGGATATACCTGGGTAACGGGGGATAGTCAGACTCGTTTCAAAAACTGGAAAAGCAACGCACCAGTTTGTTCTCAGCAATGCGTTTCAGCATCCAAAGATGACGCAAAATGGACGGAAAGACTTTGTAATGACACCAAAGGCATTAAAGGATATTTGTGTGAACACAATAACACTAACAAATGTGAACGTCTTACTTCCAAATCAACGGTTCTGTATGAAACGTCTTTTGAGTTTTCGAGAGAGAACCTTGCTGAAGTGCCCAATCTCAGCAATGCCACACGGATGGACCTTGGAACCAAGCACATCTGTTTAGAGGGCAAGTGGCTTGACGCACCTTGGAACTGTGAAGTGTACAGAGGTGGTTGTGAACATAAGTGTGACAAAAAGAACAAAACTTTCATCTGCACCTGCCCACCTGGCTACAAACTTGGAAATAATGCGGTCAGCTGTGAAAAGACACAGCACGACCCATGTCGAAATGCGGGCTGTTCACATACCTGCTTACCAAGGGGAAATGATTATGAATGTCTGTGTCATCAGGGATTTGCACTTGATAAGGATGGAAAGACCTGCAAAGATATCAATGAGTGTGAAGATGAAAGACAGTGCTTAGGAAGAAACGTCCAGTGTATAAACACAATCGGTAGCTTTGAATGTCTCTGTATGAAGGGCTTTAAGAAGGAACAAAACACCTGTGAAGATGATGACGAATGTGAATCTGCACCCTGCGAACAAGAATGCATTAATACTGTAGGCAGTTATTATTGTGAATGTTGGGAGGGATACAAAGTGTTGCCAGAGGACAAACATAAATGTGAACGTTTCTGCGCACACCAGCAATGCCTGGCTGTGGACTGTGACCCCAACATCCCCTCACAGTGTAATTGCCCACGAGGGTTCATTCTAGAGGAGACACCAATGGGTCTTTATTGCACGGACATTGATGAATGTGACATGCTTTATTGTGACCAAGAATGCTACAACACATTTGGAGGTTACATTTGTTCTTGCTATGAAGGATATAAACTGTCAGGTACTGAATGTTTGAAGATTCTGGAGGGCTCAGATACAACAACTATCAGCAACTTTACTCCTGCTCCAACTGACGCACCCACTTCCTTTTCAGCCGGAGTTCTTCTTGCAATCATTAtatgcattgctgcagtaattctaCTCGTGGTTTGTCTTGCCTATCACAATATGAAATGTTGTGGGAAAACAGACAGCATAAATTTAGACAAAGTCCCCAGGGAAGTGCATGATTTGCAGCAAGTGAACGTATGA